From the genome of Eremothecium gossypii ATCC 10895 chromosome I, complete sequence:
ACACGATGTGACGCCATTCATGCATGACCACCCAGGTGGCATGGCCTTGGTTGTCGCGAGCGTTGGTAAAGATGCGACGCCGGCGTTTAATGGCGCTGTATACGCCCATTCCACGGCCGCTCGCAATCTGCTTGCCACAATGAGGGTCGCAAGGCTGACAAAAGGATCATGTGTTGTCCAAACTTCGTGGGAGCATAATTTACTGAACGACTCTCAAGGCCAGAGAATTGTTCGCAACAGGACACAGGCGACTGTAACCAGGGATATATACTATGCGGCCAGTGCAGCTTAGTTATCACATTGCTGGCCGCATCTCGGTGTTTATAAGCCACCAATGCATGTTATTACACATCTGTTTAAGGTAATGGTCATTTTATAAGTAATCCTCAGCCGTCCGCTTGAAGGTATACAAGCCGAGCTGTATGCATGCATTCTACTAATCCGCCAAGAAATCGAGCGAAATGCCAGGCGTATAGCCATCGTCGCTGTCTGTTTCTCCCCCGTGTGACGGGGAtgcaggcggcggcgcaggcTCCAACCTCGCGGGATTCTCTTCGGGCTCACCATCGGAGGATGAATCGCTGTCGCTCGAGCTATCGCCGCTCGAGCTATCGCTGCTATCGCTGCTCGAGGTGTCGCTGCTATCGCTGGACGAGGTCGTAGTACCATCCGACGCAACCCTGAAGCCCAGCCGCTCCATGTCCTCCGCACTAGCCGCGATATATACGGTGGGAAATTCGATAACAGTCTTGTTCCGGAACAGTTCCCCAACAGCCTTCTGCGGGTCCAGCTCGACAACCCTCTTTGTATCTATCACACCCTCAGTCTCGGCTGGAAACTGCTTCGTATAGTATCGTAACCCGCTCCCCACAAGCGCCTGTAGCCGGCTAGCCTTGGTCAGCGGCTCCCCATCGTCCCCAGCGGCAGCCAGCGGCAGCCACTCCGCGCACTTGTCGAACACCGCTTTGCCAATACAGTCCAACAGCCTGCTTTGCTCCTGGTTCCGATGCGAGCAGTGCGTCCACTGCTCACCGCCGGGTCGGGCCACT
Proteins encoded in this window:
- the BCD1 gene encoding Bcd1p (Syntenic homolog of Saccharomyces cerevisiae YHR040W (BCD1)), encoding MTSTTSCEGCEVCKTGEPKYRCPRCSRRTCSLACSRQHKEQENCSGTSGQTTEYIPRGVLKGADTKDETNPLVQRDYNFLIGLNRKVQLLKEGSSQKNKNIVHAGRGDGGHGRVGKPGSVVRRGVRCMLLPKGMQRSLWNKSKWDKSLDTFVWTIEWAVARPGGEQWTHCSHRNQEQSRLLDCIGKAVFDKCAEWLPLAAAGDDGEPLTKASRLQALVGSGLRYYTKQFPAETEGVIDTKRVVELDPQKAVGELFRNKTVIEFPTVYIAASAEDMERLGFRVASDGTTTSSSDSSDTSSSDSSDSSSGDSSSDSDSSSDGEPEENPARLEPAPPPASPSHGGETDSDDGYTPGISLDFLAD